Proteins encoded within one genomic window of Candidatus Reconcilbacillus cellulovorans:
- a CDS encoding GntR family transcriptional regulator has translation MTLPKYVQIKRHLLSQIASGDLRADERMPSETELSGQFGVSRQTVRQALAELEHEGWLYRIQGKGTFVRGGTGVAAAGARTVGIVTTYISDYIFPAIIRGAEAVLRERGYGMMLASTDNDRNKERECLKRLSAYPLRGMIVEPTRSAEGRREITWYLELERKGVPYVMIHESYPELGCPVVKVDDEFGAFLATEHLVRLGHRRVAGMFKTDDLQGVYRLKGYLRALRQNGIAPDPDFVVRFESGDRSETPRRQAYEWLRKDAGARPTAIVCYNDEAALEVLEAVRACGMRVPDDLSVVGFDDSALAVASDVKLTTVAHPKEELGKTAAELLIRLMERPASAEPAADIGRPLREDEPLSVTFRPELVVRASTAPPPSGG, from the coding sequence GTGACGCTGCCGAAGTACGTGCAAATCAAACGCCATTTGTTGTCGCAAATCGCATCCGGAGACTTGCGCGCGGACGAGCGGATGCCGTCGGAGACGGAGCTGTCCGGGCAATTCGGCGTTAGTCGTCAGACCGTCCGACAGGCGCTTGCCGAACTGGAGCATGAAGGGTGGCTGTATCGGATTCAGGGCAAGGGGACGTTCGTGCGCGGCGGAACGGGTGTCGCCGCGGCGGGCGCGCGGACGGTCGGCATCGTGACGACGTACATTTCCGATTATATTTTTCCGGCCATCATCCGCGGCGCTGAGGCGGTGCTGCGCGAGCGCGGTTACGGCATGATGCTCGCCTCGACGGACAACGACCGCAACAAGGAGCGCGAATGTCTGAAGCGGCTGTCCGCCTATCCGCTGCGAGGCATGATCGTCGAGCCGACGCGCAGTGCGGAGGGACGGCGGGAAATCACATGGTATCTGGAGCTGGAGCGCAAGGGCGTGCCGTACGTTATGATCCATGAAAGTTATCCTGAACTCGGATGCCCGGTCGTCAAGGTTGACGACGAGTTCGGAGCGTTTCTGGCGACGGAACATCTCGTACGGCTCGGCCACCGGCGTGTCGCCGGCATGTTCAAGACGGACGACTTGCAAGGCGTCTACCGGTTGAAAGGTTATTTGCGGGCGCTCAGGCAAAACGGGATTGCGCCCGATCCCGATTTCGTCGTCCGGTTCGAATCCGGCGACCGTTCAGAAACGCCGCGGCGGCAGGCGTACGAATGGTTGCGGAAAGACGCCGGGGCCCGGCCGACGGCGATCGTCTGTTATAACGACGAAGCGGCGCTCGAAGTGCTTGAGGCGGTTCGCGCGTGCGGGATGCGGGTACCGGACGATCTGTCCGTGGTCGGTTTCGACGATTCCGCATTGGCCGTCGCCTCAGACGTCAAACTGACGACGGTGGCGCATCCGAAGGAAGAACTGGGCAAGACGGCGGCGGAATTGCTGATCCGGTTGATGGAACGGCCGGCGTCGGCCGAACCGGCTGCCGATATTGGACGTCCGTTAAGGGAAGACGAACCGCTTTCGGTGACATTCCGGCCTGAACTCGTCGTGCGCGCGTCGACCGCGCCGCCGCCGTCCGGGGGGTAA
- a CDS encoding pyridine nucleotide-disulfide oxidoreductase, translating to MYDVIVIGAGPAGASAALFAAKAGLKTLVVDDDKGMTKRAWVENHYGVPAIGGPELVETGKKQAEKFGAELVSTKATAVAREGDAIVVRTENGATYSARHVILATGASVELAEASGIRTRPGTEPRIKTVLDVDPQGRTNIPGVWAAGTCAGVSVHTIITAGDGAKVAINVISELKGQRYVDHDVLQPKS from the coding sequence ATGTACGACGTTATCGTGATCGGAGCGGGGCCTGCCGGCGCCAGCGCGGCGCTGTTTGCCGCTAAGGCGGGACTCAAGACGCTGGTCGTCGACGACGACAAGGGCATGACGAAACGCGCGTGGGTCGAAAACCATTACGGCGTGCCCGCGATCGGCGGCCCCGAGCTCGTCGAGACGGGCAAGAAACAGGCGGAGAAATTCGGCGCCGAGCTCGTTTCGACCAAAGCGACGGCTGTTGCGCGGGAAGGCGATGCGATCGTCGTTCGGACGGAAAACGGCGCGACTTACTCGGCGCGGCACGTGATTCTGGCAACGGGCGCGTCGGTCGAACTGGCCGAGGCGTCGGGGATCCGCACCCGACCGGGGACCGAGCCGCGCATCAAAACGGTGTTGGATGTCGACCCGCAAGGCCGCACGAACATTCCCGGCGTCTGGGCGGCGGGAACGTGCGCGGGTGTCAGCGTACATACGATCATTACGGCGGGCGACGGCGCCAAAGTCGCGATCAATGTCATCAGCGAGCTGAAGGGTCAGCGTTACGTCGACCACGACGTGTTGCAGCCGAAGAGCTGA